The sequence below is a genomic window from Acidobacteriota bacterium.
TGACACCGATTGCGAGCTGATGAGCGCTCGCGAGCACCGGCAGCTCCGAACGAGGGATGATCGGGACCCCGCTCGAAGTGAGCGTGCCCACCTTCTCGGGAGACTGGTCGAGAAGCGCGACGATCCGGAATCCGCGGCGAGTGAAGCCCTCGTAATTCGCGAGGGCGACGCCGAGATTTCCCGCTCCGGCGATGACGACTTCCCGTTCGACGTCGAGCCCGAGCTCGGTGGTGAGCCGCGCGCGCAGACTTCCGACGTGATAGCCGACGCCCGGGATTCCCGGGCAGTCGCCGAGAAGAGAGAGGTCCTTCCGGACCTGTGTGGGCTGAAGATTCAGCATCTCGGCGAGACCCCGCGACGAGATCTGTCGTTGCGACCCGGCTTCCAGCTCTTCGCAGCACCGGAGATAGAGCGACAGCCGCTGTACGGTCGGTTCAGAAAGCGACTTCGAGTCGCGATTCGCCATCGTGCGGCCCTAGCGAAGCAAAATGTTCGATGCAGCCTGAACGGCCGTCCGGAAGAACGGGCTCGGAAAGATGCCGATCGCAAGAATCCCGATCGCCGCGATCGCCAGCGCGCTGGCGGAAAGAACGTTGAGTACCGGAAGGGGCGTCGATTCGTCCGCCTCCTTCATGTAGACGAAATAGACGACCCGGAGGTAGTAGAAGACCGACACGATGCTCGTGAGGATTCCGATGATGGCGAGATTGATGGCTCCCGCTTCGATCGCGACCCGGAAGACGTAAAACTTGGCAATGAACCCGGCGGTCGGTGGAAGTCCGGCGAGCGAGAACATGAAGAGGCTCAGCACGAGTCCCGCGAATGGCCGGCTGAATCCCATGCCCGCAATGTCGTCGAGCGTTTGCGGATCGTTCTGGTTCTTGTCGAGAAGCGAGACGACACCGAAGGCTCCGATGTTCATCAGCGCATAGACGATCGCATAGATCGCGACTGCAGCGATCGCATCCTGACGGACGAGCAGGACGGCGATCATCATGTAGCCGACGTGGGCGATCCCGGAGTAGGCCAGCATTCGTTTCAGATCGCGCTGGGCGATCGCCACGAAGTTCCCGATGACCATCGAGAGGATGGCGAGCGTTGCGAGCACGGTCGTCCAGGCAACGCTCGAAGCCATCGGAACGACCTCGGAAACGATTCGAATCAGTGCGATGAATGCCGCCGCCTTCGGAGCGACCGAAAGCCAGGCGGCGACGGGGGTCGGAGCGCCCTGATAGACGTCGGGAGCCCAGCCGTGGAACGGGGCGAGCGCCAGCTTGAAGCCGAATCCTCCGAGCAGCATGATGAATGCAATCGTGACCAGCGGCGATGGGCTTCCTCCGACGATCGCCGTCTGAAGTCCGTCGATCCGGGTCGATCCCGTCGCGCCGTAGAACAGCGCCGTTCCATAGAGGATGAATCCGGTGGCGAAGGCTCCCATCAGAAAGTACTTGAGAGAAGCTTCGTTCGAAATTGCGATCCGCCCGTGATAGGCGACGAGCGCAAAGATGCAGATTGAGAGCGTTTCGAGACCGACGACGACGATCAGAAGATCGAGGCCCTTGGCCATCATCATCATCCCGACGGTTGCCCACAGCAGCAGCGCGTAGAACTCTCCC
It includes:
- a CDS encoding redox-sensing transcriptional repressor Rex yields the protein MANRDSKSLSEPTVQRLSLYLRCCEELEAGSQRQISSRGLAEMLNLQPTQVRKDLSLLGDCPGIPGVGYHVGSLRARLTTELGLDVEREVVIAGAGNLGVALANYEGFTRRGFRIVALLDQSPEKVGTLTSSGVPIIPRSELPVLASAHQLAIGVITVPADAAQEILDAFVDVEIRSILNFAPVVLDAPAGVNVKSVDLRASLETLTWFLGNTAGRREESSQAESRQTDSSVTSSPSE
- a CDS encoding NADH-quinone oxidoreductase subunit N, which encodes MSFTPLIEANWYLAVLPEIILSCVGMILILWDAFFPKAKDVLAPLTIVTILAVILFQSPASGLFFGNTWEVSSLTRLFDFIFLVAALLATMLSRDYLRRERLEGGEFYALLLWATVGMMMMAKGLDLLIVVVGLETLSICIFALVAYHGRIAISNEASLKYFLMGAFATGFILYGTALFYGATGSTRIDGLQTAIVGGSPSPLVTIAFIMLLGGFGFKLALAPFHGWAPDVYQGAPTPVAAWLSVAPKAAAFIALIRIVSEVVPMASSVAWTTVLATLAILSMVIGNFVAIAQRDLKRMLAYSGIAHVGYMMIAVLLVRQDAIAAVAIYAIVYALMNIGAFGVVSLLDKNQNDPQTLDDIAGMGFSRPFAGLVLSLFMFSLAGLPPTAGFIAKFYVFRVAIEAGAINLAIIGILTSIVSVFYYLRVVYFVYMKEADESTPLPVLNVLSASALAIAAIGILAIGIFPSPFFRTAVQAASNILLR